In Anabrus simplex isolate iqAnaSimp1 chromosome 14, ASM4041472v1, whole genome shotgun sequence, a genomic segment contains:
- the LOC136885683 gene encoding uncharacterized protein isoform X1 produces the protein MRMSDDPTKMKEEDEEENEEMEDEQEEEDEDEGGGQQQADFRCQLFVRFPCLLPPKEEIKALHPDIIKVFQKKQRKPKFCHLLFSTPEKARKAKEELSSTPYKNMGHLNVQFKDDPNRRSRNSCTRGDEKKKWLVIYGIPPTEPDANVREELQRFGCTHVHVYRRDVNNVFKKGSAKLIFNTVMDSEAFINNKELHKYKGSPIEVKYLKTGPSKGERKNQRRRERRKEYEKRLKNSF, from the exons ATGAGA ATGAGTGACGATCCCACAAAAATGAAGGAGGAGGATGAAGAGGAGAATGAAGAAATGGAGGATGagcaggaagaagaagatgaagatgaaggtggTGGGCAGCAGCAGGCTGACTTTAGGTGTCAGTTGTTCGTGAGGTTCCCGTGCTTACTTCCTCCCAAAGAAGAGATCAAAGCTCTGCATCCCGACATTATCAAGGTGTTTCAAAAGAAGCAGAGGAAACCAAA GTTCTGTCATTTGTTATTCTCAACTCCAGAGAAGGCTCGGAAGGCAAAGGAGGAGCTCTCCAGCACCCCATATAAAAACATGGGCCATTTGAATGTACAGTTCAAGGATGACCCCAACCGCCGTAGTCGTAACAGTTGCACTCGTGGGGACGAGAAAAAGAAGTG GTTGGTCATCTATGGAATACCTCCAACAGAGCCTGATGCAAATGTTAGGGAGGAATTACAGCGATTTGGCTGCACTCATGTACACGTTTATCGCAGGGACGTCAACAATGTGTTTAAGAAAGG GTCAGCCAAGTTGATATTTAACACAGTGATGGATTCAGAAGCGTTTATCAACAATAAGGAGCTTCATAAGTACAAAGGGTCTCCTATAGAAGTGAAATACTTGAAGACGGGCCCTTCGAAGGGAGAGAGGAAGAATCAGCGAAGGAGGGAGAGAAGGAAGGAATATGAGAAGAGATTAAAGAactctttttga
- the LOC136885683 gene encoding uncharacterized protein isoform X2: MSDDPTKMKEEDEEENEEMEDEQEEEDEDEGGGQQQADFRCQLFVRFPCLLPPKEEIKALHPDIIKVFQKKQRKPKFCHLLFSTPEKARKAKEELSSTPYKNMGHLNVQFKDDPNRRSRNSCTRGDEKKKWLVIYGIPPTEPDANVREELQRFGCTHVHVYRRDVNNVFKKGSAKLIFNTVMDSEAFINNKELHKYKGSPIEVKYLKTGPSKGERKNQRRRERRKEYEKRLKNSF; this comes from the exons ATGAGTGACGATCCCACAAAAATGAAGGAGGAGGATGAAGAGGAGAATGAAGAAATGGAGGATGagcaggaagaagaagatgaagatgaaggtggTGGGCAGCAGCAGGCTGACTTTAGGTGTCAGTTGTTCGTGAGGTTCCCGTGCTTACTTCCTCCCAAAGAAGAGATCAAAGCTCTGCATCCCGACATTATCAAGGTGTTTCAAAAGAAGCAGAGGAAACCAAA GTTCTGTCATTTGTTATTCTCAACTCCAGAGAAGGCTCGGAAGGCAAAGGAGGAGCTCTCCAGCACCCCATATAAAAACATGGGCCATTTGAATGTACAGTTCAAGGATGACCCCAACCGCCGTAGTCGTAACAGTTGCACTCGTGGGGACGAGAAAAAGAAGTG GTTGGTCATCTATGGAATACCTCCAACAGAGCCTGATGCAAATGTTAGGGAGGAATTACAGCGATTTGGCTGCACTCATGTACACGTTTATCGCAGGGACGTCAACAATGTGTTTAAGAAAGG GTCAGCCAAGTTGATATTTAACACAGTGATGGATTCAGAAGCGTTTATCAACAATAAGGAGCTTCATAAGTACAAAGGGTCTCCTATAGAAGTGAAATACTTGAAGACGGGCCCTTCGAAGGGAGAGAGGAAGAATCAGCGAAGGAGGGAGAGAAGGAAGGAATATGAGAAGAGATTAAAGAactctttttga